The nucleotide sequence CCAAAGGAATTTCCATTCCGCCTTGATTTACCTTTGCACTCATAGTTATACCTTCTAATTTTTTCCAATTTTCTAGTCCACCTGTGTTTTCGTAGTAACTTGCTATAATTTCGTCTGCAGTTTGTGCACTTACTTGTGAAAAAGTAATTACTAATAAAGCAACCAATAATAATTTAATAGTTTTCATGTGTCTTTGTTTAATTTTTTTAATTGTCACATATTGAACTCATATAAAAGCACAAAAAATAAAAAGCTTTTTAAATATGAATGATAAATGTTTTAATTTTATTGTTATATGTTTTTGATTTTCAACATCACTTCCAAAATTCAAGTGGAAGCATCTATTGATAAGAAAATATAATTCTTAGTTGTTGGTATTCAAATTTACTAAAATGTTACAGTTTCATTCTCGTTTTTTATAACAAAAAAACAAGTGTTTTTGATATTGAACTTTATTCTTTTGGCATTTTAAATATGCTATCATCAACTTCACCATTAAATGAAACTGATTTAAAAATCATTTCTAAGCCAACTTGTCCACTAAACTTGTCAATTCTAGTAAATGGCAAATATAGTCCATCTACTTCTTGATAGTCACTAAATATTGATTGAGCAGTTGTTCCTTTTGCTGGGCCAGACATTACTTTGTATTCCATTGCTATAGGTACGGAGTTGTCAATATCAAAAAAATAATACTCAACATTATCTTCTTTCTTTCCATCGGACATTTGAGGAGTTTTTGTTAATTTAATTTTATAACATTCGGTACCTTCCCAACTTTCTTTTCCAAGGAGCTCAATAGCATACCCTTTCTCTTTATAATCCATAAAGGCATCAGGTAAGTTGTCCTTTGCATTTATTTTATAATTATACGATTCTTCAGAATCCCAAGCTTCTGCTTTTTGAGTTTGAAAATTCATTGCCCACGCTGTTTCTCCATCAAAAGCTTCTACGATAAATGATTGACCCTGAATATCTACGTTAATTACACCTCTACCATCCTTTAAGTATGTTGCAACAAAAGGATAGTCAACACCTTGCTGTTTGCCAATACCTTTTACTTCCATAGAGTTAATTTTTGACCAAGCATCATTCCCTCCTATATTTTCTATGTAAGTGTCTACAATTTCTTGTGCAGTTTGCGTATATGCAAAGGGAGTAATACAAAAGGTAAGCATTACAAATAGTTTTAAAGTTTTCATTTTTATAGTTTTAAGATTGATTTTTATTTGACTCACAATTTACAAAATTGTTACATTAGTAGTATCTTTTAAAAATATAGAACTATGAAATTTGGAAGTGTAGATAACCCAGAGATTATTGACTTTACTTTACCTCCAGACCATCCTGATACTAAGCGAGTATTAAATAAGCACAAGAAAGATTCTAACTTTAGTTTATTTGTAGGATGTGCTAAATGGAATAAAGCAGATTTAAAAGGGTTTTATCCAAGAGGCACCAAAGACGAATTGGAGTATTATTCTACCCAGTTTAATTCCATAGAACTTAATGCAACATTTTATAGAATATTTCCTGCTGATACATTTTCAAAATGGTACGATAAAACACCAGAAGGGTTTAAGTTTTTTCCAAAATTAAACCAAGAAATTAGTCATTGGAAACGATTAAACGATGAAGTAAAGCCAGTAGTTGAAAATTATTTATATAACGCCTCCAACCTAAAGGAAAAATTAGGCACTATCTTTTTACAAATGCACACAAATTTTGCGCCAAAAGAGTTTGAACGTGTTATTAATTTTGCAGAAAGTTGGCCAAAAGAAGTTCCTTTAGCTATAGAGTTTAGACATACCAATTGGTATAATGATAAAGCAGTTGCTGAAGACTTATATCAACTTTTGGAAGAAAACAATATATCCAATATCATAGTAGATACAGCTGGACGACGTGATTTAATGCACATGCGCTTAACAAATAATAATGCATTTATAAGATATGTTGGTGCCAACCACCAAAGTGATTATAACAGATTAAATGATTGGGTAGAACGCATTGCTATTTGGAAAAATGAAGGCATTGGAGAAGTAGACTTTTTTGTACATCAAAATATTGAAAAAGCTTCACCTTTATTGTCTGCCCATTTTATTAAAAATGCTAATAAAACGTTAGGCACAAATCTTACCATTCCATTAATGGAAAAAAATACAGATACCTTATTTTAAATTAATAATTTGGAATATTTAGCTTTAAAATAGCATCACATTTTGCAATGTCAATGTTATTTAATCTTTTCTCATCATTTTATAAAACTAAGTGAGTAAAAACTAATCGAATTATTATCTTTGAAATAAAATAATTACCATTCTATTTACTATGCAAAAACAACTCATTGAATGCGTACCAAATATTAGTGAAGGACGCGATTTAGATAAAATACATGCTATTGCTAATATTGTTGAAACTGTTGAAGGTGTTAAACTTTTAGATGTAGATCCTGGAGCTGCCACTAACCGAACAGTAATCACCTTTGTTGGTGAACCCGAGCAAGTTATTAAAGCTGCTTTTATTCTCATTAAAAAGGCATCAGAACTTATCGATATGAGTAAGCATAGTGGTGAGCATCCTCGTTTTGGAGCAACAGATGTGTGTCCTCTGGTACCAATTTCTGGAATTACTTTAGAGGAAACAGCTGCATATGCTCAAAAACTTGGAAAACGTGTAGGAGAGGAGTTAGATATTCCAGTGTATTTGTATGAAAAAGCTGCAAAAGAAGAAAAACGTGTCAATCTAGCAAATTGTAGAGCAGGTGAGTACGAGGGCTTACCAAAAAAATTATCGGATCCAAATTGGAAACCAGACTATGGACCAGCTGAATTTAACAAAAAAGTAGCTTCAACTGGAGCAACAGCAGTTTCGGCAAGAGATTTTTTAGTAGCTTATAATGTAAACCTCAATACAACATCAACACGTCGTGCTAATGCCATTGCTTTTGATATTCGTGAAGCTGGTCGTGTGAAGCGAGAAGGAAACCCTATAACTGGTAAAAAAGTATTGGATGCTAATGGAGAACCTGAACGTATTCCTGGAAAACTAAAAGCTGTAAAAGGAATTGGTTGGTTTATTGAAGAATATGGTATAGCTCAAATATCTTACAATCTTACTAATATAAGCATCACATCTATGCATAAAGCATTTGATGAAACTTGTAAGGTAGCTGAGGAAAGAGGCTTGCGTGTTACTGGGTCTGAACTTATTGGTTTAATTCCTTTAAAAGCTATGTTAGACGCTGGCGATTTCTTTTTGAAGAAGCAAGAACGATCTTTAGGTATTTCTGAAGCTGAAAAAATTAAAATAGCAGTAAAGTCTTTAGGATTGGATGATTTAAAACCTTTTAATCCTAATGAAAAAATTATTGAGTATGTTTTAAAGAGTAAAGATGAAAAGCAACTCATTGATCTTACTTTAACTGATTTTGCTGATGAAACTGCTGGAGAATCTATGGCTCCAGGAGGAGGTTCAATTTCTGCATATGTTGGAACACTAGGAGTGTCTTTAGGTACTATGGTTGCAAATTTATCTGCACACAAACCAGGTTGGGATGAACGCTGGGAAGAATTTTCAAAATGGGCAGAAAAAGGACAAACTTATAAAAATAAATTACTGGCTTTGGTTGATGAAGACACCAATGCATTTAATAAAATTATTGAAGGTTTTAGAATGCCTAAGGCAACTGATGAAGAAAAGAAGGCAAGAGCAGCAGCAGTAGAATCTGCAACTATTTATGCTACAGAAGTACCTCTACTCGTTATGGAAACAGCTTGTGATTCGATGGAAGTAATGATGGCAATGGCAAAAGGTGGTTTGCAAAATTCGCTATCTGATGCTGGAGTAGGAGCTTTGTGCGCAAGAACTGCGGTTTATGGCGCTTACTTCAATGTTCGTATTAATGCAAAAGATATTAAGAATAGAGAGACTGCTGAAAAATTACTAGCTAAAGCTAAAGCTATATTTGATAAGTCTATAGCAATGGAAAATGAAATGATTGCTTATATAAATGAAAAGATATAATGAGATTTCATACACGTAATTGGGTAAAACCACAGGATTTGAATCCAAATGGTACTTTATTTGGTGGACGTTTATTAGAATGGATTGATGAGGAATCTGCCTTATATACAGTTATTCAGCTTGAAAATCCAAAAATAGTTACTAAATATATTTCGGAAATCAATTTTATGAGCTCCGCCAAACAAGGAGATATTATAGAGTTAGGAATAGAGGTCACTAAATTTGGGAAAACTTCTATAACGCTTAAGTGTGAAGCTAGAAACAAAATGACCAGAGAAACCATTTTAACCGTTGATAATATTATCATGGTTAACCTTGATGAGCATGGTAAACCTACACCTCATGGTAAAACAAAAGTAGAGTTTGTAAAAGACAGATTAAAATAACTAAATGTTATTCAGATACATTTACAATAGTATCCAACTCGTAAATTTCTAGATCAAAATAAGTAACTGCTGAGAGTGCATGATCAAAAATATCTGACATGATGTATTCATAATTTTCCCAACGCTTATCACTACTAAAACAATAAATCTCTAAAGGGAGTCCTTGTGGTGTTGGAGCTAATTGCCTAACCATAATAAACATATCTTTGTTAATAGCTGAATGGTTCTCAATATAAGATTGTAAATACTTTCTAAAAACACCAAGATTAGTAAGATTTCTACCATTTATCATCACAGACTTATTAATCTCATGCTGACGGTTAAAATTATCAATATCTCTTTGCCTTGTGTTTAAATATTCAGTAATAAGTTGAATACCTTTTAGCTCTTCAATCTTTTCATCAGTTAAATAGTGAATGCTTTTTGCTTTTAAAAGTATAGAACGCTTTATACGTCTTCCGCCTGAAGCTTGCATACCTCTCCAGTTTTTAAACGAATCAGATATTAATGCATAAGTAGGGATATTAGTAATGGTCATGTCAAAATTCTGAATTTGAATGGTTGACAAGTTTATTTCTATAACATCACCATCAGCACCATATTTTTCCATGGTAATCCAATCTCCAATTCTTACGGTATCATTAATTGCAACTTGAATACTTGCCACAAAACCTAAAATGGTATCCTTAAAAATTAATAACAAAATAGCTGATGCAGCACCAAGCGTTGTAAAGAATTTTAAGAACGATAAGTTTATTACAACAGCTAAACACGAAGCTATGGCAATAATCCAAACAAAAAGCATAACTACTTGTATATAGCTATCAATAGGTTTGTCTTTAAGTCTTGGTAAGGTTTTAAAATACGATTCAAACGTTTTTAAAACACTACGTATAATCCAAACAGTAAGGACTATTGCGTAAACTTTTAAAAGAATTATGATATACTTTTCAAATTCAGGGAAATCGTAAAAAACAACTGGAAATAATTCAATAGTTAAAAATAAAGGCACTAAATGGGCAATATTTCGTGGTGCTCTATGGCTTATTAAGAGGTTATCGAAATTTGTTTTAGTTTTTTGTGCAAATTTGCTAAATGCTCTACGTAGTATTTTTCGTGTAATAAAATCTGTTATATAAATAATTACAGCAAGAATGATAAGCAAACAAATCATATTCAAATACTTTGCTGTTGAATCTGGTATACCAGAAGCTATAAATAAATCGTAAAAAAAACACTGTAATTCTCTCATTAACGTGTTGCTTTATTATACTTGCGTTCTAAAATAAAAGTTCCAAATGGAATAATAGATGCTAATAAAACAAACTTAAAATTTTCTTTAAACCATGTGTTTTCTTGTTTTAACATAAAAGTAAGTATTATGTATAACATGAAAAGAATACCATGAGGCATACCAAGCATTTTAACATATTGTGGGTCGTCTCCAAAATATTTAATAGGAGTGGCTATAAAAAGTAATAAGAGATATGATACGCCTTCTAAAAAAGCGACAATTCTAAAAATAGATATAAGTGAAAACATTTGTTAGTTTTATTTCGTGCAAAGATATTATAACGCTTTTGCGTACCAAAGTATTTAACAAACAAAAAGCGCTACCTATTAAAGCGCGCTTTTTGATGTAATTTGAGGCAATAGAATTATTCTTCGACTGTCGAATCTGACATTAATGCGAAAAATTTATTAATGTTTGGCAAAATCATAATACGAGTTCTTCTATTCTTTGCTCTGTTTTCTTTAGAGTCATTATCAACCAATGGTTGGTAGCTACTACGTCCAGATGCAATTAACTTTTCTGGAGCAACATTATATTGATTTTGCAGCTTTCTAACAACCGATGTAGCACGTAAAACACTTAAGTCCCAATTGTCTGTTACTTTAGCATTATTTATGCTTCTAGCGTCAGTATGACCTTCTACCATAACATCAATGCTAGGTTCTGAGTTTATAACATCTGCTAGTTTTTGCAAAATGGCATCAGCTTTATTACTTACTCGGTAACTTGCTGTGTTAAATAATAACTTATCAGAAATAGAAATCATTACTACAGTTTCATCAATACTAATTGCAATATCTTCATCTTCATTAAGACTAGATGTATCAAGGGTTTTAGTTAAGTTATGTGAAACAGCAAGATTCATAGAATCTTTTAATGTATTTGCTTGACTTAGAAGCTCAGGGTCAACTTGCTTTAAAGTCTCACGCATTTTTCTTTTAGTATCGTTAGAAATTACAGCTACATTCTCAATAGTTTCAAGTTTAGCATCATTCTCAACGCTTAATTCTGTATTTAATTCAGACAAAGAATTAATTTTTTTGTTGTATTGATCTACACGAACTTGAATAGCACTAAACTTAGTTTCTAAATCTTCTTTTTCGACTCTAGTTTTAGTTAGTTCACTTTTTATTTGTCCGTTTTCAGTCTCTAATGCAACATACTTTTTTTTAGACACACAAGAGGTTAAAATCAATCCGCTTAATAATAGAATTGAGAGTTTTTTCATAATGATAGTTTTATGGATTAAATTGTTTAAGAGTATTTACGGTTATAATCTATAATTGGATTTTTTTAATACAGTTTTTTGTCAAAAAGTTGAAATGAGTTGAAAACAAGTCAAGTTTTTTGTATCTTAAATGCCCTCTTTTGTCTCAAAATACACTATGATACTTTATAGTTATTAACTAACAAAAATCATGTTTTTATTTACTAAATGTGATTAGTTTTATTGAGTAATTAAATTAAAGCATATGAAAGTATTTGATGACAAGCACATCAAAAATATAGTTTTTGTTGGCGCACATAATAGTGGAAAAACAACCCTTTCTGAGACCATGCTTTTTGAGGCTGGTCTTATTAATAGAAGAGGGAGAGTTGAGGATAAAAATACCATATCAGATTACCATGAGATAGAGCACCAGCGTGGTGCTTCAGTTTTTGCAACACCTTTGCATACAGAATGGAGGAATTACAAAATAAATATTATTGACACTCCAGGATTGGATGACTTTATTGGCGAAATCATTTCATCTATTCGGGTAGCAGACACTGTTGTTACTGTAATTAATGGTAGACAAGGAGTTGAAGTAGGTACAGAAATTATTTGGAATTACATAGACAAATACCATCGACCAACCTTATTTGTAGTAAATCAAATAGATCATACAGATACTAATTTTGAAGATAATTTTAAAAGTATAAAAAGCTTAGTTGGTAATAATGCAGTTATGATGCAATATCCAATTAAGATTGATGGCGCACAATGTATTATAGATGTATTAAAAATGCGTTGTTATAAATTTAAACCAGAAGGAGGGAAGCCAGAAAAAATTGATATTCCAGAAGATCAACTGGATAAAGCCAATAAACTACACAATGAGTTAGTTGAAAAAGCAGCTGAAAATGATGAGAATTTATTAGAATTATATGTTGATAGAGGGACTCTTAACGAAGATGAGATGCGCCAAGGGCTTAAAGCTGGAATGCTTAATCACGAAGTTTTTCCAGTATTCTGTGTGTCAGCACTTAACGATATGGGAACAGGTCGTTTAATGGGCTTTATTGATAATGTGGCGCCAGCTGCAGCCGATTTAAAGCCAGTACAAAGTAGAGAAGGAAAAACAATTGAAGCTAAAAAAGATGACGAAACAGTTTTATTTGTTTTTAAAACATTATACCAACCAAATTTAGGACAAATAAGCTTTTTTAAAGTAAAATCTGGCGAGGTTAATTTGAATGATAAATTAACAAATTCGCATACAAATGAAACAGAAACTATTAACCAACTGTTTATAATGGATGGTAAGAACAGGGAGTCGGTCTCTAAACTTTCTGTAGGTGATATTGGAGCAACTCTTAAGCTAAAACATACTAGAACTAATGATACTTTGCATAGCGGAAATACATCAATTAGTATAAAGTATATCCAGTATCCAGAATCTCGTATTACTAAGGCTGTAGAGGCTGTAAATAAAAATGATGATGAAAAGTTAAGCGATGCTTTAAAGCGTATACATAGTCAAGATCCAACTGTAGTTATTATATATTCTAAAGAATCTAAAGAACAATTATTGGGTTGTCAAGGAGAATTGCATTTAGCAACTATTAAATGGACTTTAGAGAATATATATGGAGTAGAAGCGAAGTTTAAGAAACCAAAGATTCAATATAGAGAAACCATACAGCGCTCATCAACAGCAAGTTATAGACATAAAAAACAATCTGGTGGATCAGGACAGTTTGCACAAGTGCACATGAAGATTGAACCATGGCATGAAAATATGCCTGAACCAGAAGGGTTTAACCTAAGAGGTAAAGAAGAGGTTAGCTTGCCTTGGGGAGGGAAGTTAGTGTTTTATAATTGTATTGTTGGAGGTGTTATAGACCAACGTTATTTACCTTCGATTATGAAAGGCGTATTGGAAGTTATGGAATCTGGACCGCTAACAGGATCATTTATACGCGATATTCGTGTTATGGTATATGATGGAAAAATGCACTCGGTAGATTCTAATGATATATCATTTAAAATAGCAGGAGCGCATGCTTTTAAGGAAGCGTTTTTAAATGCTAATCCAAAGCTATTAGAACCAACAAACGAACTGACTGTAAAAGTACCAGAAGAAATGACTGGTAGCGTTATGACAGACTTGCAATCAAGACGATCTGTAATTCAGGGATTTGAAAATTTAGATAATTATCAAATATTAAAATGTCAAATTCCAGCAGCCGAATTGTTTGGATATTCAACCGATTTACGCTCATTAACACAAGGTAGAGCAACATTTAGTTCTACATTTTCGTCATACCAACCTGTGCCAGCAAATATTCAAAAAGAATTAGTAAAAGAAGAAGTTTAACACATAATAAGCAAAACACATGCAAGCGAAAGTATCATATTTAAGCGACCTCAAGTTTAATCTAGAAACTTGGAAAAGAGAATTACGTTTTCATTTTAATGAAATGGACACGTTTGAAGAAAAGCTAGAAGAAATAGCTAGTAGAGAGTTTGGAAAGCAAGCAACTATTCCTCTAGAGAATTTTCAAAACAAAATAATGATTGAAAAAAATGCTATATCAAAACTAATGCACAGAATTAGAAATAAAATGGCAAATATTAATAATGCAGATTTTAATGAAACAATAGATGGTCGCTTACAAAACGAGCAGCATACATTAAAAGAAGATATGCGTACTTATATAAAAATGCATTATGATTTAAAAGAAGATATGATGGATTATTTCCGTGAATGGTTATAATACTTAATTATCTAGGTTAATACGAAAAGGTCATATTTATTTAATGAAAGTGACCTTTTTTATTTGCATTAAACTTATATTCATTTACAACTACATAATACTAATTTAAGAGAATTTTAAGTTAACTGTACATTCTTAATTTATATCTTGTAGTGATGAATTTTATAAAGAAATATTTAGTGTTGTGTTTGTTTCCAATGATTGGATATTCACAATACTCACAAAATGATTGGGCAGAAAGAGATACTTGGATGCCAATAGAAAAAATATTTGAGTTAGCGTCTATTAGTGAAGGAAGCCATGTTGCAGATAT is from Pontimicrobium sp. SW4 and encodes:
- a CDS encoding outer membrane lipoprotein-sorting protein; the encoded protein is MKTLKLFVMLTFCITPFAYTQTAQEIVDTYIENIGGNDAWSKINSMEVKGIGKQQGVDYPFVATYLKDGRGVINVDIQGQSFIVEAFDGETAWAMNFQTQKAEAWDSEESYNYKINAKDNLPDAFMDYKEKGYAIELLGKESWEGTECYKIKLTKTPQMSDGKKEDNVEYYFFDIDNSVPIAMEYKVMSGPAKGTTAQSIFSDYQEVDGLYLPFTRIDKFSGQVGLEMIFKSVSFNGEVDDSIFKMPKE
- a CDS encoding DUF72 domain-containing protein → MKFGSVDNPEIIDFTLPPDHPDTKRVLNKHKKDSNFSLFVGCAKWNKADLKGFYPRGTKDELEYYSTQFNSIELNATFYRIFPADTFSKWYDKTPEGFKFFPKLNQEISHWKRLNDEVKPVVENYLYNASNLKEKLGTIFLQMHTNFAPKEFERVINFAESWPKEVPLAIEFRHTNWYNDKAVAEDLYQLLEENNISNIIVDTAGRRDLMHMRLTNNNAFIRYVGANHQSDYNRLNDWVERIAIWKNEGIGEVDFFVHQNIEKASPLLSAHFIKNANKTLGTNLTIPLMEKNTDTLF
- the ftcD gene encoding glutamate formimidoyltransferase, which gives rise to MQKQLIECVPNISEGRDLDKIHAIANIVETVEGVKLLDVDPGAATNRTVITFVGEPEQVIKAAFILIKKASELIDMSKHSGEHPRFGATDVCPLVPISGITLEETAAYAQKLGKRVGEELDIPVYLYEKAAKEEKRVNLANCRAGEYEGLPKKLSDPNWKPDYGPAEFNKKVASTGATAVSARDFLVAYNVNLNTTSTRRANAIAFDIREAGRVKREGNPITGKKVLDANGEPERIPGKLKAVKGIGWFIEEYGIAQISYNLTNISITSMHKAFDETCKVAEERGLRVTGSELIGLIPLKAMLDAGDFFLKKQERSLGISEAEKIKIAVKSLGLDDLKPFNPNEKIIEYVLKSKDEKQLIDLTLTDFADETAGESMAPGGGSISAYVGTLGVSLGTMVANLSAHKPGWDERWEEFSKWAEKGQTYKNKLLALVDEDTNAFNKIIEGFRMPKATDEEKKARAAAVESATIYATEVPLLVMETACDSMEVMMAMAKGGLQNSLSDAGVGALCARTAVYGAYFNVRINAKDIKNRETAEKLLAKAKAIFDKSIAMENEMIAYINEKI
- a CDS encoding hotdog domain-containing protein, which produces MRFHTRNWVKPQDLNPNGTLFGGRLLEWIDEESALYTVIQLENPKIVTKYISEINFMSSAKQGDIIELGIEVTKFGKTSITLKCEARNKMTRETILTVDNIIMVNLDEHGKPTPHGKTKVEFVKDRLK
- a CDS encoding mechanosensitive ion channel domain-containing protein; this encodes MRELQCFFYDLFIASGIPDSTAKYLNMICLLIILAVIIYITDFITRKILRRAFSKFAQKTKTNFDNLLISHRAPRNIAHLVPLFLTIELFPVVFYDFPEFEKYIIILLKVYAIVLTVWIIRSVLKTFESYFKTLPRLKDKPIDSYIQVVMLFVWIIAIASCLAVVINLSFLKFFTTLGAASAILLLIFKDTILGFVASIQVAINDTVRIGDWITMEKYGADGDVIEINLSTIQIQNFDMTITNIPTYALISDSFKNWRGMQASGGRRIKRSILLKAKSIHYLTDEKIEELKGIQLITEYLNTRQRDIDNFNRQHEINKSVMINGRNLTNLGVFRKYLQSYIENHSAINKDMFIMVRQLAPTPQGLPLEIYCFSSDKRWENYEYIMSDIFDHALSAVTYFDLEIYELDTIVNVSE
- a CDS encoding DUF3817 domain-containing protein translates to MFSLISIFRIVAFLEGVSYLLLLFIATPIKYFGDDPQYVKMLGMPHGILFMLYIILTFMLKQENTWFKENFKFVLLASIIPFGTFILERKYNKATR
- a CDS encoding OmpA family protein, with protein sequence MKKLSILLLSGLILTSCVSKKKYVALETENGQIKSELTKTRVEKEDLETKFSAIQVRVDQYNKKINSLSELNTELSVENDAKLETIENVAVISNDTKRKMRETLKQVDPELLSQANTLKDSMNLAVSHNLTKTLDTSSLNEDEDIAISIDETVVMISISDKLLFNTASYRVSNKADAILQKLADVINSEPSIDVMVEGHTDARSINNAKVTDNWDLSVLRATSVVRKLQNQYNVAPEKLIASGRSSYQPLVDNDSKENRAKNRRTRIMILPNINKFFALMSDSTVEE
- a CDS encoding elongation factor G translates to MKVFDDKHIKNIVFVGAHNSGKTTLSETMLFEAGLINRRGRVEDKNTISDYHEIEHQRGASVFATPLHTEWRNYKINIIDTPGLDDFIGEIISSIRVADTVVTVINGRQGVEVGTEIIWNYIDKYHRPTLFVVNQIDHTDTNFEDNFKSIKSLVGNNAVMMQYPIKIDGAQCIIDVLKMRCYKFKPEGGKPEKIDIPEDQLDKANKLHNELVEKAAENDENLLELYVDRGTLNEDEMRQGLKAGMLNHEVFPVFCVSALNDMGTGRLMGFIDNVAPAAADLKPVQSREGKTIEAKKDDETVLFVFKTLYQPNLGQISFFKVKSGEVNLNDKLTNSHTNETETINQLFIMDGKNRESVSKLSVGDIGATLKLKHTRTNDTLHSGNTSISIKYIQYPESRITKAVEAVNKNDDEKLSDALKRIHSQDPTVVIIYSKESKEQLLGCQGELHLATIKWTLENIYGVEAKFKKPKIQYRETIQRSSTASYRHKKQSGGSGQFAQVHMKIEPWHENMPEPEGFNLRGKEEVSLPWGGKLVFYNCIVGGVIDQRYLPSIMKGVLEVMESGPLTGSFIRDIRVMVYDGKMHSVDSNDISFKIAGAHAFKEAFLNANPKLLEPTNELTVKVPEEMTGSVMTDLQSRRSVIQGFENLDNYQILKCQIPAAELFGYSTDLRSLTQGRATFSSTFSSYQPVPANIQKELVKEEV